One stretch of Cyclopterus lumpus isolate fCycLum1 chromosome 10, fCycLum1.pri, whole genome shotgun sequence DNA includes these proteins:
- the rab33a gene encoding ras-related protein Rab-33A translates to MTNDSPEETRAPGGGGGREGGRGGGGGGKGNTRRNRADDNVTILTSSMDLQRASRSRASSSNEAAPSITSSLELSIQTRIFKIIVIGDSNVGKTCLTFRFTGGSFPDKTEATIGVDFREKAVEIEGETIKVQVWDTAGQERFRKSMVEHYYRNVHAVVFVYDVTKMASFRNLQTWIEECNGHRVSASVPRVLVGNKCDLVDQIQVPSNMALKFADSHNMLLFETSAKDPRESQNVDSIFMSLACRLKAQKSLLYRDVEREDGRVRLTQETETKSSCPC, encoded by the exons ATGACCAACGATTCCCCGGAGGAGACCCGAGCTccgggcggcggcggcggccgcgaaggaggaagaggaggaggaggaggagggaaaggaaacACACGGAGGAACCGAGCGGACGACAATGTCACCATCCTGACATCCTCCATGGATCTACAGAGAGCCAGCCGGAGCCgagccagcagcagcaacgaAGCCGCCCCGAGCATCACCTCCTCCCTGGAGCTGAGCATCCAGACGCGGATCTTTAAGATCATCGTCATCGGGGACTCGAACGTGGGGAAGACCTGCCTCACCTTCCGCTTCACCGGGGGGAGCTTCCCCGACAAGACCGAGGCCACCATCGGCGTGGATTTCCGGGAGAAGGCGGTGGAGATCGAAGGGGAGACTATCAAG GTGCAGGTATGGGACACAGCGGGCCAGGAGCGTTTTCGCAAATCCATGGTGGAACACTACTACCGCAATGTCCACGCCGTGGTCTTTGTGTACGACGTCACCAAGATGGCTTCCTTCCGCAACCTACAGACGTGGATAGAG GAGTGTAATGGCCATCGGGTCTCAGCATCAGTGCCTCGAGTCCTGGTGGGGAACAAGTGTGACCTCGTGGACCAAATACAG GTGCCCTCCAACATGGCGCTGAAGTTCGCCGACTCCCACAACATGCTGCTGTTCGAGACGTCGGCCAAGGACCCGAGGGAGAGTCAGAACGTGGACTCCATCTTCATGTCGCTGGCGTGCCGCCTCAAGGCCCAGAAATCCCTGCTCTACAGAGACGTGGAGAGGGAGGACGGCAGGGTGCGGCTCACACAAGAGACTGAAACAAAGAGCAGTTGTCCTTGTTGA